The Pyrenophora tritici-repentis strain M4 chromosome 10, whole genome shotgun sequence genome contains a region encoding:
- a CDS encoding TPR repeat, SEL1 subfamily, with amino-acid sequence MSVVSLLGVEVKNNPARFDEPYEFEITFECLEQLQKDLEWKLTYVGSATSNEYDQELDSVFVGPLPVGVNKFQFRADPPNLSRIPNSEIIGVTVILLSCSYEEREFVRVGYYVNNEYTDEALALDPPTKPVIEKVQRQILAEKPRVTRFAIKWDSEESAPPEFPPEQPEADLTADGDHRHNEVSSTLVATMSYHQGQPQLGATFVPGGFDDYYMPAPSPEVISPAPQRFVLAQDHVGGSIMPEVPENMQENIAHLELEANGPRSTTMSPTQATYNQSQQQYPPHQGGYHELPPSHDYNQFAQHHDSPNFSPFPKLPNKPPNVPPSDDEKEAVLENARLPVLNSNDPEMQLAWAQDALQYVDAAQLHEQRISEIQGARPATPQVEHQLRLDAMNVVTFLADQGHPKATFMRGMWLEFGKFGMRADKKEAFRCYSRAAAKGYARAEYRMGMQFEQSNDPIKALQNYKAGAEQGDSASNYRLGMMTLLGQHGQPQDFARGIQLIRQAAATADENAPQGAYVLGMLQARELPQISVPEVFLPYDEKGARQNIEKAAYLGFAKAQLKMGAAYELCSLGCEFNPTLSLHYNALASRQGEPEADMAISKWFLCGHEGEFAKNEELAFQYAQRAAAAGLATAEFAMGYFNEIGMNTPVNLEKALEWYEKAAKNGNRDATARIESISKLSRTLSKKDHENVAINMIKSKHGSMRGQRPLRLQKGQPAMPAINDVSPSEYGSPNRGDSTTPYPISDQPPMVGNSPMSAPYDRPSTAAPYPIDNGPPRLGPQRPNMAGGFAPEIRASSARPASGASSAFTINPNLYPNDPYGRGSPRPGPGLGPGPDMGPLPLRPHTSVDNMGPGRGGRPPNGGRGGMPQGGPGSYRQPGGPSAQRPEPQNRPSTTQPPDIGYSAPDSRNKLQKQPGPPLKKAPTLPDIGYVAPLDPRQHTRPSTVQPGQESRTNSRMDSRPSSRPGSAGRPSGYDNMPKPNRVQTLQQQQPPPKPAPIQASKPVTPTPPTKPAPSSASSTPGKGPKTFDEMGIGAAPKEGDCVVM; translated from the exons ATGTCTGTCGTGTCGCTTCTCGGTGTTGAGGTGAAGAACAACCCCGCGCGCTTTGATGAGCCGTATGAATTTGAGATCACTTTTGAATGCCTTGAGCAACTACAGAAGG ATCTCGAGTGGAAATTGACCTACGTTGGTTCGGCGACGTC AAACGAGTATGATCAGGAACTCGACTCTGTCTTTGTTGGCCCGCTGCCAGTCGGCGTCAACAAGTTCCAGTTCCGCGCCGACCCCCCGAACCTATCGCGTATCCCCAACAGCGAAATCATCGGCGTCACAGTTATTCTGTTGAGCTGCAGCTACGAAGAGCGCGAGTTTGTCCGCGTCGGCTACTATGTGAACAACGAGTACACAGACGAGGCGCTGGCACTAGACCCGCCCACCAAGCCTGTGATTGAGAAGGTACAGAGGCAAATTCTTGCAGAGAAGCCGCGAGTCACACGCTTTGCCATCAAGTG GGATTCTGAGGAATCTGCACCGCCCGAGTTCCCCCCTGAACAGCCAGAGGCTGACCTCACCGCCGACGGAGACCA TCGCCATAACGAGGTCAGCTCAACTCTCGTGGCCACAATGAGCTATCACCAAGGCCAGCCCCAGCTCGGGGCTACATTTGTGCCAGGCGGCTTTGATGACTATTACATGCCGGCGCCGTCGCCTGAAGTCATCTCGCCTGCGCCTCAGCGGTTTGTTCTAGCCCAAGACCAT GTTGGCGGTAGCATAATGCCCGAAGTGCCCGAGAATATGCAAGAAAACATAGCTCATTTGGAGTTGGAAGCCAACGGCCCCCGTAGCACGACCATGTCACCAACCCAGGCCACGTACAATCAGTCACAGCAGCAATACCCACCGCACCAGGGGGGCTACCACGAGCTGCCG CCGTCGCACGACTACAACCAGTTCGCACAGCATCACGACTCGCCCAACTTCTCGCCCTTTCCCAAGCTTCCGAACAAGCCTCCGAATGTGCCCCCCTCTGACGATGAGAAGGAGGCCGTGTTGGAGAATGCCCGCTTGCCGGTGCTCAACTCAAACGACCCCGAGATGCAGCTGGCCTGGGCACAAGACGCATTGCAGTATGTAGACGCCGCCCAGCTGCATGAGCAGCGCATTTCCGAGATACAGGGCGCAAGACCCGCAACTCCCCAGGTCGAGCATCAGCTGCGTCTGGATGCCATGAATGTCGTCACTTTTCTTGCAGACCAAGGACATCCCAAGGCCACTTTTATGCGGGGCATGTGGCTGGAGTTTGGCAAGTTTGGCATGCGTGCCGACAAGAAGGAGGCCTTTCGGTGTTACTCTCGTGCGGCAGCAAAAGGCTATGCCAGGGCAGAATACCGGATGGGCATGCAGTTTGAGCAATCGAACGATCCCATCAAGGCACTGCAGAATTACAAGGCTGGCGCAGAACAGGGTGATTCGGCTTCCAACTATCGCCTTGGCATGATGACGCTGCTCGGTCAGCACGGCCAGCCACAAGACTTTGCCAGGGGCATTCAGCTCATCAGGCAGGCAGCGGCCACTGCTGATGAGAACGCTCCGCAGGGTGCTTACGTCTTGGGCATGCTCCAGGCACGTGAACTGCCTCAAATCAGCGTTCCCGAAGTCTTCTTGCCGTACGACGAGAAGGGTGCAAGGCAAAACATTGAAAAGGCCGCTTACCTTGGGTTTGCAAAGGCCCAGCTCAAGATGGGAGCTGCTTATGAGCTTTGCAGTCTGGGCTGTGAATTCAACCCCACCTTGTCGCTGCACTACAATGCACTTGCATCCAGACAGGGGGAGCCCGAGGCAGACATGGCTATCAGCAAGTGGTTTCTCTGCGGACACGAAGGAGAATTCGCCAAGAACGAAGAGCTTGCCTTCCAATATGCACAGCGTGCCGCAGCAGCAGGACTCGCCACGGCAGAGTTTGCCATGGGTTACTTCAACGAAATCGGAATGAACACTCCGGTCAACCTTGAAAAGGCCCTAGAATGGTACGAGAAGGCCGCAAAGAACGGCAACAGAGACGCTACTGCACGCATAGAGAGCATATCCAAATTATCGCGGACCTTGTCGAAGAAGGACCATGAGAATGTCGCAATCAACATGATCAAGTCTAAACACGGCTCGATGCGTGGACAGCGGCCACTAAGGCTGCAAAAAGGCCAGCCCGCTATGCCGGCCATCAATGACGTGAGCCCTTCTGAATATGGTTCTCCAAACCGAGGCGACAGCACAACGCCGTATCCCATCTCGGACCAGCCTCCAATGGTCGGCAATTCACCCATGTCTGCACCTTATGACCGTCCATCTACAGCAGCACCATACCCCATAGACAATGGCCCTCCCCGGTTGGGGCCGCAGCGGCCAAATATGGCTGGTGGGTTTGCACCAGAAATCAGGGCTTCTAGCGCTCGCCCTGCATCCGGGGCATCCTCGGCATTCACCATCAACCCCAATCTGTACCCCAATGATCCCTACGGGCGCGGTAGTCCACGACCAGGGCCAGGCCTCGGTCCTGGTCCGGATATGGGGCCGCTACCACTGCGGCCTCACACCAGTGTAGATAACATGGGGCCCGGAAGAGGTGGACGTCCTCCGAACGGTGGCCGCGGCGGTATGCCACAGGGGGGACCCGGAAGCTATAGACAACCGGGAGGGCCCAGTGCCCAGCGTCCAGAGCCGCAAAACCGCCCGTCGACCACACAACCTCCGGATATCGGATACAGTGCGCCAGACTCACGGAACAAGCTACAGAAACAGCCTGGACCACCACTCAAGAAAGCACCTACGCTGCCAGACATTGGTTATGTTGCACCTCTCGACCCGCGCCAGCACACCCGACCATCTACCGTTCAACCGGGTCAGGAGAGCAGGACAAATTCACGCATGGACTCGCGACCCTCATCACGGCCTGGATCAGCTGGTCGTCCCAGCGGGTATGACAATATGCCCAAGCCTAATAGGGTACAGACTCtacagcaacagcaaccgCCCCCGAAGCCAGCACCAATACAAGCAAGCAAGCCAGTCACACCGACGCCACCTACCAAGCCAGCACCATCATCAGCCTCTTCGACACCAGGTAAAGGGCCAAAGACCTTTGACGAGATGGGTATTGGAGCCGCACCAAAGGAAGGAGATTGT GTCGTCATGTAA
- a CDS encoding 60S ribosomal protein uL11 produces the protein MPPKIDPSEVKVIHLRATGGEVGASSALAPKIGPLGLSPKKVGEDIAKATGDWKGLRVTVKLTIQNRQAAVSVVPSASSLVIKALKEPPRDRKKEKNIKHTKSIPLDEIISIARTMRFKSMAKDLKGTVLEILGTAFSTGCKVDGRSPKDISDDIKAGEIEIPEE, from the exons ATGC CTCCCAAGATCGATCCCTCCGAGGTGAAGGTTATTCACCTCCGTGCGACTGGTGGTGAAGTCGGTGCTTCATCCGCGCTCGCCCCCAAGATCGGTCCTCTTGGTCTGTCGCCAAAGA AGGTCGGTGAAGATATCGCCAAGGCCACTGGTGACTGGAAGGGTCTCCGTGTCACTGTCAAGTTGACCATCCAAAACCGTCAAGCCGCCGTCTCCGTCGTTCCCTCGGCCTCTTCGCTCGTCATCAAGGCGCTCAAGGAGCCTCCTCGCGACCGCAAGAAGGAGAAGAACATCAAGCACACCAAGAGCATTCCTCTCGATGAGATCATCAGCATTGCCCGCACCATGAGGTTCAAGTCGATGGCCAAGGACCTCAAGGGTACCGTCCTTGAGATTCTCGGAACTGCTTTCAGCACTGGCTGCAAGGTCGATGGCCGCAGCCCCAAGGACATCTCGGACGACATCAAGGCCGGCGAGATTGAGA TTCCTGAGGAGTAA
- a CDS encoding Alpha-N-acetylglucosamine transferase — translation MRRRRSDELPRYAEESEWSSFRLRRRYAYYAVAFLVICWILYPSRQAKAEADHVQVNWKYYAYSVYATDTASLCHAVMILDALARFGSKADRVLFYPEHWDTKVDSSKDRDSQLLILARDTYKAKLYPVKPLQVAGRTQGDWVWDETVTKFMAFSLEYYDRVIALESDLTLLDSLDELFLLPSTPIAMPRAYGTDSKPWPLSSTLMVIKPNPRELEIFKRRMEGGGDSALVQMHRFDMEILNERYEESALVLPHRPYALRTAEFRRHDHTDYLGDPNELWDAEKIYKEAKLVQFSDRPLPPPWFMWPQKGVEETQPDCGGSHEGTCAERRIWKNLYDDFRHRRRNVCKLLSAPAPDWDQIKASQYHENVTEPTVAASLATATSTGSLPSN, via the exons ATGCGTCGGCGGAGATCAGATGAATTGCCGCGGTATGCAGAAGAGAGTGAATGGTCATCGTTCCGCCTACGCCGCCGTTACGCATACTACGCTGTTGCCTTTCTCGTCATCTGCTGGATCCTCTACCCATCGCGTCAGGCGAAAGCTGAGGCTGACCATGTCCAAGTCAACTGGAAATACTATGCTTACAGCGTGTACGCAACCGATACAGCGAGCCTTTGTCATGCCGTCATGATTCTCGACGCGCTCGCTCGATTCGGGAGCAAGGCAGACCGCGTCCTCTTCTACCCTGAGCACTGGGATACCAAAGTGGATAGCTCCAAGGATCGAGACAGTCAATTGCTCATTTTGGCACGCGATACCTACAAAGCGAAGCTTTATCCCGTCAAGCCGCTTCAGGTGGCAGGTCGTACACAGG GAGATTGGGTATGGGATGAGACGGTAACCAAGTTCATGGCCTTCTCCCTTGAGTACTACGATCGCGTAATCGCCCTAGAATCGGATTTGACGCTTCTTGACTCCCTTGACGAGCTCTTCCTCCTCCCTTCGACGCCGATAGCAATGCCGCGCGCGTACGGGACTGATAGCAAGCCATGGCCCTTGTCGTCAACACTCATGGTTATCAAACCGAATCCGAGAGAACTGGAGATTTTCAAAAGGCGTATGGAAGGGGGAGGGGACAGTGCACTGGTACAGATGCACAGGTTCGACATGGAGATCCTCAACGAACGATACGAGGAGAGCGCACTGGTACTCCCACACCGACCTTACGCTCTACGCACGGCCGAATTTAGACGTCACGACCACACCGACTATCTCGGCGATCCGAACGAGCTATGGGATGCCGAAAAGATCTACAAAGAGGCCAAGTTGGTCCAATTTAGTGACCGCCCGCTGCCGCCGCCGTGGTTCATGTGGCCTCAGAAGGGAGTCGAAGAGACCCAACCGGATTGCGGCGGCAGTCATGAAGGCACTTGTGCAGAGAGACGCATTTGGAAGAACTTGTACGATGACTTCAGACATCGGCGGCGAAATGTTTGCAAACTGCTGAGTGCGCCTGCACCCGATTGGGATCAGATCAAAGCGAGCCAATATCACGAGAACGTTACAGAGCCTACGGTTGCAGCGTCGCTCGCAACTGCTACTTCTACTGGCTCTCTTCCGAGCAACTAA
- a CDS encoding Chb, N-acetyl-beta-hexosaminidase, with amino-acid sequence MRDFILASVVTAAALFPGHAEAVAANPLPAPRNIVWGNSGCFSFDPSASFDVPESKLLSDAVDRTKKSITTLKWVPQAVEAPVREFEPFPGSTTKASRRKHKRQYNAPPAGNCTGSVKSVRITLVHPNADLQHGVEESYTLNLKQGSDTLFITAQTVYGALHALTTLQQIVISDGTGKLIIEQPVSIVDWPLYPVRGIMIDTGRNFISKAKIEEQLNAMALAKLNVLHWHLVDSQSWPVEVKQYPTMTEDAYSANEMFTQDTLKEIVSYAAARGIRVIPEIDMPGHASSGWTQIDENIVTCEDSWWSNDDWPKHTAVQPNPGQLDILNNKTYEVTGQVYKEMTSIFPDNWFHIGGDELFANCNNFSAPALAFFNSGKSMGDLYQVWVDRAIPNFRSIANKTLVMWEDVKLSADVAATGNVPKDIILQAWNNGLDHISNLTAQGYRVIVSSSDFMYLDCGYGGWVGNDPRYNVMVNPNANDTSILNFNWGGGGGSWCAPYKTWQRIYDYDFTLNMTDAQKKLIQGAIAPLWSEQVDDAVVSQKMWPRAAALAELVWSGNRDSKGNKRTTELTQRILNFREYLVANGVSASPLMPKYCLQHPHECDLYLNQTALWT; translated from the coding sequence ATGCGCGACTTCATCCTGGCCTCTGTGGTCACGGCCGCTGCCTTGTTCCCCGGGCATGCTGAGGCTGTTGCTGCCAACCCTCTTCCCGCACCAAGAAACATTGTCTGGGGTAACTCTGGCTGCTTCTCCTTTGACCCTTCTGCTTCATTCGATGTTCCAGAGTCAAAGCTTCTCAGCGATGCTGTGGACCGTACCAAGAAGAGCATCACCACGCTCAAGTGGGTTCCTCAAGCCGTTGAAGCCCCAGTTAGGGAGTTTGAACCGTTCCCAGGCTCCACAACGAAAGCATCTAGGCGCAAGCATAAGAGGCAATATAACGCGCCACCGGCTGGAAACTGCACGGGCTCGGTAAAAAGTGTCAGGATCACTCTGGTTCACCCCAATGCCGACCTTCAACACGGCGTCGAGGAATCCTACACTCTCAACCTCAAGCAAGGCTCTGATACTCTCTTCATTACAGCTCAGACCGTCTACGGTGCCCTCCATGCTCTCACCACCCTCCAGCAAATCGTCATCAGCGACGGCACTGGCAAGCTTATTATTGAGCAGCCCGTCAGCATCGTGGACTGGCCTCTCTACCCCGTCCGTGGCATCATGATTGACACTGGCCGCAACTTCATCTCCAAGGCCAAGATCGAAGAGCAACTCAACGCCATGGCCCTTGCCAAGCTCAACGTCCTCCACTGGCATCTCGTCGACTCTCAGTCCTGGCCCGTTGAAGTCAAGCAGTACCCTACCATGACAGAAGACGCATACTCTGCCAACGAGATGTTCACCCAAGACACGCTCAAGGAGATTGTCAGCTACGCCGCTGCACGTGGTATCCGCGTCATCCCCGAGATTGACATGCCCGGCCACGCCAGCTCCGGCTGGACCCAGATTGACGAGAACATTGTAACCTGCGAGGACAGCTGGTGGTCCAACGACGACTGGCCCAAGCACACTGCCGTGCAGCCCAACCCAGGCCAACTCGACATCTTGAACAACAAGACGTACGAAGTCACAGGCCAAGTGTACAAGGAAATGACATCGATTTTCCCCGACAACTGGTTCCACATTGGCGGCGACGAGCTCTTCGCAAATTGCAACAACTTCTCCGCCCCGGCCCTTGCTTTCTTCAACAGCGGAAAGTCTATGGGCGACCTCTACCAAGTCTGGGTCGACCGCGCCATCCCAAACTTCCGCAGCATCGCAAACAAGACGCTTGTCATGTGGGAAGACGTCAAGCTGTCCGCCGACGTAGCCGCCACGGGCAACGTGCCAAAGGACATCATCCTCCAAGCCTGGAACAACGGCCTCGACCACATCAGCAACCTCACCGCCCAGGGCTACCGCGTCATCGTCTCTAGCTCAGACTTCATGTACCTCGACTGCGGCTACGGCGGCTGGGTCGGCAACGACCCCCGCTACAACGTCATGGTCAACCCAAACGCAAACGACACTTCCATCCTCAACTTCAACTGGGGCGGAGGCGGCGGCTCCTGGTGCGCTCCTTACAAGACTTGGCAGCGCATCTATGACTACGACTTTACGCTCAACATGACTGATGCCCAGAAGAAGCTCATCCAAGGCGCCATCGCTCCTCTCTGGAGTGAGCAAGTCGATGACGCGGTCGTGAGTCAGAAGATGTGGCCGCGTGCTGCGGCCCTCGCTGAACTCGTGTGGTCTGGCAACCGTGACTCAAAGGGCAACAAGAGGACTACAGAGCTCACACAAAGGATCCTCAACTTCAGGGAGTACCTCGTCGCCAACGGTGTGAGCGCCAGCCCGC